One Megalobrama amblycephala isolate DHTTF-2021 linkage group LG15, ASM1881202v1, whole genome shotgun sequence genomic window, tctggggcaccattgacttccatagtattttttttccctactatggaagtcaatggtaccccaaagtggcctggttacaaacttccttcaaaatatcttcctttgtgtacagcagagcaaagaaattcatacaggtttgaaacaacttgagggcaAGTGAATGATGACATATcaagtgaactatccctttaagtcaagctaaaataaatattttatatagtgagaatatgaaacatttaaaggtgccctagaacttttttttttaaaagatgtaatataagtctaaggtgtcccctgaatgtgtctgtgaagtttcagctcaaaataccccatagattttttttaattcatttttttaactgcctatttttgggcatcattaaatatgcgccgattcaggctgcgcggcccctttaaattcccgtgctccacgcccccggagcttgcgcttgccttaaacaacataaaaaaagttcaaacagctaatataaccctcaaaatggatctttacaaagtgttcgtcatgccgcatgtctaatcgcgtaagtacagtgtttatttggatgtttacatttggttatgaatgagtttgaggctgtgctccgtggctaacggctaatgctacactgttgtgaagttgtgtttatgcattatacagactgcaagtgtttaaaaatgaaaatgcaatgactcttgtctccgtgaatacagtaagaaatgatggtaactttaaccacatttaacagtacattagcaacatgctaacgaaacatttagaaagacaatttacaaatatcactaaaaatatcatgtaatcatggatcatgtcagttattattgctccatttgccatttttcgctattgtccttgcttgcttacctagtctgatgattcagctgtgcacagatccagacgttaatactggctgcccttgtgtaatgccttgaacatgagctggcatatgcaaatattgggggcgtacatattaatgatcccgactgttacgtaacagtcagtgttatgttgagattcgcctgttcttcagaggtcttttaaacaaataagatttatataagaaggaggaaacagtggagtttgagactcactgtatgtcttttccatgtactgaactcttgttatttaactatgccaaggtaaattcaatttttgaatctagggcacctttaagatgaaAAATCACTGCCTTAGTACCACAAAATACAGTAAGTGCACTGTTCGAAATTAACACACCTCAGCCAACAGACCCTCAAACTGAGACTCTGTGAGCGGAACAAGAAAGCCCTCAATGACACGTCTGAACTCTCCTTTGGTGACAGTTTTGTTGCCTTCTTGGTCAAAGGCTTCAAAAGCAACCTTCAAGTCATCTTTTCTGTCCTTGACTCTCTCCAAGAGTACGTTCTCAATGTCCACCAAAGAAAGGTTCTCATCTGCCACCGactgcactgaggaggctgtaaAAATGAGATAGAAAATTTCCTTTAATACAATATACAAGAcaatacaaattaaaaacaaccaaaaaacagCATAAACCCTACCAGAGTCAGATTTGAGAGTGTTCCTCCTGGAGAAATCTCCTGTGGATGTTCGAGACGAACTCTTGACTCTAGGGATGATGGTGAGCCCTTGTGTTATAGGCCTCAGATCTATATGGCCAGAGATTTGATGCATCTCTGCTGACGGTGACACCTGAATATAACCAATATAACATTTTGTggtaaataacttttttttgaaattgtgtttgtttccttttttttctttgtctttttaattgtatatttattacaatatattataatgttagtctttaatttacacagtttttaaattatttgaaacaattataaagtatttttaaCAAGGAGAAGTAGCGTCATAAACGAATCTATTCCCTTGGTAGTTCAACTTAGCCATTTTTCTTTCAGAAATTATATTAGTAAAGTTTCTTCATACTAACCCAACTTTCTACAGCTGACCTCGGGCGCATTCTTGTGTTAAATTCGTATTTAGACTAAATTAAAGACGACAACTTTTGTTGCCAACCAGTCAACCTTTGTAGCCAGTCGAGGACGCTCCGCTGTTCCCATGGATATGGTCTGGCAATCGGCTGTCAATCAGGCGTTGGCCCCGCCTACTGGAATGCTTAACAGAAAGTTGCACTGAAAACGCGAAtaaattcacaaaacatttttgcaaatgGACAGTACCAAAGaataagcagtgaaaattaaTTTGCATCACATTGTCATTTTTTAAGGAAAATAGTGACGAACATGACGTTGTTGTTCTGTCCTCCTCAGCCAATCATCATTCCCAATGGGCGTGGTTTCCAAGTGTCATGGCGGCCGCCGGGAGATTATTGTAGTGTGCCAGAGTCAGACCGCGGATCGTCCTGTTTTAGCTTGAACTGTGTTTACTGTCATATTGGGGACGTTTGAATGTAAACAGACTTTTAAACATGGGGACCGTGCATGCCAGGGTAAGCGCATTTTTTCAAAGTTGTCGGAAAGCTAAAGCAATGACCTCTGAACAGTCTTTGAATGACAGGCCGAGTTCAGGATGACGTTTTGTACTACACATAGATCCAGATTAATTGTCAGTAAGATAATAAATCAGTTTTGCACATCTAAACGATCACTCTCACTTTACACAGACGTATGTAGCAATTGACATTGACAAACTATAGCTGTCATACAATATTTACCTCATTGCCTTTATATATGCATAATTCTATAGTACATCTATTGCTGTTTTACGTTTTGTCTGTGATCCTAAGATAATTTACTACAGAAATCAGATTATTTTAGTATGCTTAATATAATAGCATACTAATAACTCACTGCATATTTATTGACCCAGAGTCTGGAACCCCTTCCTATGCAAGGACCTGAACTGGGGGTTCAAGCAGATGACATGGACCTGGGGGAACCAGAGCATGAAGAGAAACAGGAAGTTCTTGAAAATAAAGATGTAAGATTGGTATATCCAATGCTTGTACGTTCATAAATGTAGTTTCAAATCAGGCATATTGGTGTTTTCATATGTATTTTTCAATTGTTTAGGTTGTTGTACAACATGTACACATTGATGGTCTCGGAAGAACAAAGGAAGACCTTTTAACGTATGAGATTGCTGATGTTTTCCGTGCCAAAAACTTGATTGATGTGAGTATTCTAGGTTTGCattaggcatgtgacggtatcaaattttcatgttgcgattaattgctgaagcttttatcacgatattgaatttagttgcaaaaaaaagtgttgtcatagtatagtatttttgtaataaaaagaactctgaatgtttaaatacaataatacaatacacaaaaaaaatatataacattttcaaacagatataagtgcaaaagaattaggctataaagaacaacaggtaacactttacaataaggtctcattatttaatgcattaactaagattgagcaatagctacattttttacagaaagtattatttttagttaatgttagttaagaaatacaactgatcattgttagttttatctccGGTCCATTATATgagttcttttgattttagtaatgttattaaacagtaactaagaaattaacattaactaagaataattaatgctttataagtatttttcattgtcagtttggtaataatgaattaacatgttaactaatgaagccgtatgtctcaaagttttactgaacaataacaaataatcagaacatttctaatcattaggtCATGTTGTAatataaaaaattttaaatttgaaaataaatagcctattatgtctttaagtattaagtatctggtgctgtgatgaacaacattgagattacaaaaaactgaatggcagtttgaagcattttaaaaacttcaccaGCCCAGTTACTTTGTTTGCtgggtttccggggtaaccgctgcatttctgctgttccattagcgccctctgctgtcagagagtgaacgtgcactttcattcagcgcatctccttcactcgttcctCCATTTGCTTCTCATGCACGTTACATCTGAGTtaatataaaaattttaataattggtaataaatgatttatgcataaattaaaaaaaaatcgtgcatattcattattgtgatatatcgcattaccgaatatcggcacatGTCTAGTTTGCATTCACTTTATATAGatactttatttatattatatacatttatgattgaactatatttaaattatatttaaaattgggtttatatttacaaatttGTTAGGTAATGAAGAAGTCCCATGAGGCCAGACAGAGACTTTTGCGTCTGGGGATATTCAGACATGTGGAAGTTGTCATTGACACTGCTGAAGGTACAACAATTATGCAAACAATCAGTAGCAAATAACCAATAATCAGAATGATTCTTTAAAGTCTGAATTTCTCTTAAAAAATTAGGTACTGATGCTCTGCCTAATGGACTTGATGTGACATTTGAGGTCAAGGAGCTGAGAAGAATGACGGGAAGTTACAACACCATGGTCGGGAACAACGAGGGAAGCATGGTGAGCTACTGACGAACTGCATTATTACTGCTGGCTGTGTGTCTACAATGAAAAACTGagattatttacaaaaatgttgttCTGGTTCTCATCTCAGGTGCTGGGTCTGAAGTTGCCTAATGTTTTTGGCCGTGCAGAGAAGCTGACCTTTCAGTTCTCTTATGGGACTAAGGAAACCTCATATGGCCTGTCATTCTTCAAGCCCCAGCCTGGACACTTTGAGCGGAAGTATGTTTCTTGGCTTTGTAGTGaacaattacatttaattttgttAGAAATGTCATGTTACCCAAGTTAGTCATTAAATTTCCCCTATTAAGTTTTTTCacatattacctttcatgtagtgcgTAATTTAGAGTCATCAGTTATTCCAGTCTTACTTCTTGCACAAACCTATGtgggtttgtaacaaatttgcataatgtcagtctatggtcttcattggctctTTGCGACAGCACAATGTCTACTTTGACttgccctcaaacactgtagttgtagccgaggcctggaagagtttgttTTGTGCTGTTAACATGTCaaaaagtttctgttttatgCACTGCAAAAGCAAATCCTCTTTGCATGCACTATAAAGAAAGATGAGGACTCACGCTAATATTGATACGataattcagatatggtaatgtgtgttttgtttctgaCAAGCGCTGTAAATGGTAGACCACTCACAACAGACTTGGTCAAGCccatttctttctctttcttttcagCTTCTCCGTTAACTTGTATAAAGTCACGGGGCAGTTCCCATGGAGCTCACTCAGAGAAACGGACCGAGGGGTCTCCACAGAGTTCAGTGTAAGGGATttcattttgattcattttgattcattaaggcatttattttatatttaagggttagttcacccaaaaatgaaaattctgtcatttattattcaccctcatgtcgttccacaccgtaagaccttcgttcatcttcggaacaaaaattaagatatttttgataaaatccgatggctcagtgaggcctccattacCAAACGCCCAGAAACTACTActgctactaaagacatatttaaaacagttcatgtgactacagtggttcaaccttaatgttatgaagcgacgagaatactttttgtgtgccaaaaaaaccccaaaataatgactttgttcaacaatatctagtgatgggcgatttcaaaacactgcttcatgaagcttcacaactgccaaagtcacgccccccagtggtgaaccattgaaatttcaaacaCTTGtcacgtaacgaagcctcgtttactgaaatcacgtgactttggcagtttgatacacgctctgaaccactgattcgaaacaaaagattcgtaaagcttcatgaagcaatgttttgaaatcacccatcactagatattgttgaataaagtcgttatttcagGGGggtttttggcacacaaaaagtattcttgttgcttcataacattaaggctgaaccactgtagtcacatgaactgttttaaattggatttcatcaaaaaatatcttaatttgtgttccaaagatgaatgaaggtcttgcagggtgagtaattaatgacagaattttcatttttttgtaaactaaccctttaagacatttatttatattaaggctgatattattttatgtagatttaaaaagtttattatttatttgtccaTTGTTTGATCTATGATCCCCAGTTCCCCATCTGGAGGACAAATCACACTTTGAAGTGGGAGGGTGTGTGGAGAGAGCTGGGTTGTTTGGCCCGTACGGCCTCCTTCACCGTCAGGGAGGAGAGTGGCCATTCCCTAAAGTCCTCACTTTCCGTATGTGTCTGCTGTAAATCTCGGCTTTGCTATTACACTCGTTGATATATCatatttgattttgaatgtGATGTTTTCCTCACAGCACGCAATGGTCATCGACACACGCAATTCTACTATCCTTCCAAGAAGAGGTGCCTTACTGAAGATCAACCAGGTTTGTTTGTTATCCTTATAAATGATaggaatagttcatccaaaaatgaaactactctcattatttacttactttttacGGTCTGTCAGGAACTGGCAGGTTACACTGGAGGAGATGTCAGTTTCCTGAAGGAAGACTTTGAAATTCAGCTCAACAAGACTCTTTTTTGGGACTCGGTGAGGAAAAACTTTGCTTATGTTtgttgcagtgttattttagtatcatcatcattattatacTATAGTATGTGGTATGTACTGTAGTaatatttactaaaataaaatgataaaaacacaacaaattGACTAAAATAAAAgtggaaaatataaataatttagtcgttttaatttagtaattaacataaatgtttttagttttagttaacagtaACAACGCTggtttattatttgttttagaCATTTTCAGAAGGCTCCGTTTTCTGACTTTTCGTCTCTTATAGGTGCTCTCTACCTCTCTGTGGGGTGGTATGTTGCTGCCCCTTGGAGACAAACCATCCTGCATCGCAGACAGGTTAGCAAATTCCCTCTGTCATTGGTGAAAATGACCCACGAACTCTCAAAGTAATGGTGgctttgttttaaatgtgtatttaggTTCTATTTGGGTGGTCCGACCAGTGTGAGGGGCTTCAGCATGTATAGCATCGGCCCTCAGAGTGAAGGTAAATCACTCTGACCCTGACAAAGCTCAATATCTCTATACATTCATGACTAATGTTTGTTTTCTCACTTTGGTGACAGGCGATTACCTCGGTGGGGAGGCGTATTGGGCTGGGGGGCTTCATCTGTACACCCCTCTTCCATTCAGGCCAGGCCGAGGCGGCTTCGGAGACCTTTTCAGGACACATTTCTTCCTCAATGCCGGAAACCTGTGTAACCTCAACTATGGTAAGATATATAATGCTGTGAAGGGCAAATTTTTCtccttttgttttattaaacatgctgtttttaCTTACATTTGTTGCTCCACTAGGGGAAGGGCCGAGGGCACACCTGAGCAAACTGGCCGAGTGTATCCGCTGGTCTTATGGAGCGGGCATTGTGTTGCGTCTGGGGAACATTGCTCGTCTGGAGCTCAACTATTGCATTCCCATGGGCGTCCAGAGTGGAGACAGGTAGACAATCACAGACACTCAATCAGTTAATCACTAATACACAAGTGATGCACTTTTAATGTACTAGCATTTCTCTTCTCTTATTATGAATTTATGATATAATGTACTGATGTGTTTTGTATCTCAGGATATGTGATGGAGTGCAGTTTGGGGCTGGAATCCGGTTCCTGTGATTCCCCGATTCCCGTGGGGGGGGGGAAGGAGGCTTTCTGTCACTTTGTACTCTTTGTCACTCTATTCATGATTCCACTTCAAGCTGCAAATTCATTTTGTTCAGTGTTggcaaaaaaagtaaaatggtttaaaaccaaaaacaaaacatttgttatTAATCAAGTCACCCTTTTTAAAGTTATTGGCACTTCAGTGGGGAATACTTTGGACATCAGTGCTCTTATTGTCATATTTATTTGTCAGAACAGTCagtgttcaataaataatatttctgGCCTTTATTGTGGTTTCATGTGTGTTATTCATTTGTTCTGttatatattaaagggttagttcacccaaaaatgaaaataatgtcat contains:
- the samm50 gene encoding sorting and assembly machinery component 50 homolog A: MGTVHARSLEPLPMQGPELGVQADDMDLGEPEHEEKQEVLENKDVVVQHVHIDGLGRTKEDLLTYEIADVFRAKNLIDVMKKSHEARQRLLRLGIFRHVEVVIDTAEGTDALPNGLDVTFEVKELRRMTGSYNTMVGNNEGSMVLGLKLPNVFGRAEKLTFQFSYGTKETSYGLSFFKPQPGHFERNFSVNLYKVTGQFPWSSLRETDRGVSTEFSFPIWRTNHTLKWEGVWRELGCLARTASFTVREESGHSLKSSLSHAMVIDTRNSTILPRRGALLKINQELAGYTGGDVSFLKEDFEIQLNKTLFWDSVLSTSLWGGMLLPLGDKPSCIADRFYLGGPTSVRGFSMYSIGPQSEGDYLGGEAYWAGGLHLYTPLPFRPGRGGFGDLFRTHFFLNAGNLCNLNYGEGPRAHLSKLAECIRWSYGAGIVLRLGNIARLELNYCIPMGVQSGDRICDGVQFGAGIRFL